The Helianthus annuus cultivar XRQ/B chromosome 16, HanXRQr2.0-SUNRISE, whole genome shotgun sequence genome includes a window with the following:
- the LOC110919293 gene encoding uncharacterized protein LOC110919293 — protein MSTPPAPANAELANEPENNLRRSRRLHERSLVLAQRIAAAIDEPVILSDSESSEDDRGSIMAEEDQPLNETGRPGREGLLPSIARPTIAAPSFEIKSSIINMLQNSVQFDGKDHEDPGRHIASFLEVCSTFKIRDVSEDAIRLRLFPFSLRDKARSWLLSLPAGSITTWNEMADLFMQKYSPPEKTAKLKNRIMTFKQDEGESLHAAWERFKDLLIDVPHHGLSKRQLVLNFYQGLNYDSQERLDVYAGGDLGTKTPNEAYAIIEKATLKSSSRYGGVRNKASSIPGVHQVDTYTALAAQIGALAARFDQAQNVSQVQSSCELCGVSHEPGTCEQGVTFTGHEEVDYLGNQIRPQNNPYSNMYNPGWRNHPNFRWKANSNNQNPLGYAQRAPAPQQSQGQSFQPHGQSFQPSGETFQPRYNNLGSGRTSQPQTNSKLEEMMAQLLNNSNNANQMSEKRYKLHEERFMAQEGKMRSQKASIQTIENQVGQLAKMLSERPQGSLPGNTEPNPRGHVNAVMARSGKATGPDKSDSPPITDTVQTDASDEVHARRVPASTA, from the coding sequence ATGTCCACGCCCCCTGCACCCGCTAACGCTGAGCTAGCCAACGAACCAGAAAATAACTTAAGAAGAAGTAGGCGGCTTCACGAGAGATCACTTGTTCTTGCACAAAGGATTGCAGCCGCAATCGACGAACCAGTGATTCTTTCCGATAGCGAGAGTTCAGAGGACGACAGAGGAAGCATTATGGCAGAAGAGGACCAGCCTCTGAATGAGACCGGCCGTCCAGGAAGAGAGGGCTTGCTACCGAGCATTGCCCGACCTACTATAGCAGCACCGAgttttgaaattaaatctagtaTTATTAACATGTTGCAAAATTCTGTGCAGTTTGATGGGAAGGATCACGAAGATCCAGGTCGGCACATCGCATCATTTCTCGAGGTGTGCTCGACTTTCAAAATTAGAGACGTTTCTGAAGACGCAATCCGTTTGCGACTCTTTCCATTTTCTTTGCGAGACAAAGCACGATCTTGGCTTTTGTCACTTCCAGCAGGTTCCATCACGACTTGGAACGAGATGGCCGATCTTTTTATGCAAAAATATTCCCCGCCGGAAAAGACAGCTAAGCTTAAGAACCGTATCATGACATTCAAACAGGATGAAGGAGAATCTCTACACGCAGCTTGGGAGAGGTTCAAAGATCTTCTGATCGATGTTCCACATCATGGGTTGTCCAAAAGGCAACTTGTGTTGAACTTCTACCAAGGACTCAACTACGACTCACAAGAACGTTTAGATGTATATGCAGGAGGCGATCTTGGAACAAAAACACCCAATGAAGCCTATGCAATCATAGAGAAAGCTACCTTGAAGTCAAGTTCTCGTTACGGTGGAGTGCGAAACAAAGCATCATCTATTCCTGGAGTTCATCAAGTGGATACATATACGGCTCTAGCAGCACAAATTGGAGCTTTGGCAGCAAGATTTGATCAAGCTCAGAACGTTTCGCAGGTACAATCATCATGTGAGCTGtgtggagtgtcacacgagccagGTACATGTGAGCAGGGTGTTACGTTTACAGGCCACGAAGAGGTGGACTATTTGGGCAATCAAATTAGGCCCCAAAATAACCCCTATAGCAACATGTACAATCCGGGTTGGAGGAATCATCCAAACTTTAGGTGGAAAGCTAATTCCAATAACCAAAACCCACTCGGATATGCTCAACGCGCTCCCGCACCACAACAGTCTCAGGGGCAATCCTTTCAGCCCCATGGACAATCTTTTCAGCCATCAGGGGAAACTTTTCAACCACGTTACAATAATTTAGGTTCAGGACGCACTTCCCAGCCCCAAACCAACTCAAAACTAGAAGAGATGATGGCGCAGCTGTTAAACAACTCCAACAATGCCAATCAAATGTCTGAAAAGCGATACAAGCTGCATGAGGAGCGTTTCATGGCTCAGGAAGGGAAAATGCGGAGCCAGAAGGCTTCAATTCAAACCATTGAGAATCAAGTCGGCCAATTGGCCAaaatgttgtctgaaagaccACAAGGTAGTCTTCCAGGTAACACAGAACCAAACCCAAGAGGGCACGTTAATGCAGTAATGGCGAGGAGTGGTAAAGCCACGGGACCTGACAAATCGGACTCACCACCGATCACTGATACGGTCCAAACTGACGCTTCAGACGAGGTGCACGCTAGGCGagtcccagcaagtacagcaTAG
- the LOC110919294 gene encoding uncharacterized protein LOC110919294 produces MDLKNGGETRFLQIHELEELRNHAYESSSRYKERVKRFHDKRIREHKDFRVGDLVLLYSSRPGKLRSRWTGPYTFKEEFPYGAVTIENLSGETFKVNGHHLKLYINEPVDPVEEILELHIPHT; encoded by the coding sequence ATGGATTTGAAGAACGGAGGTGAAACCCGTTTTCTGCAAATTCACGAGCTCGAGGAACTAAGAAACCATGCCTATGAAAGTTCTAGCAGGTACAAAGAACGAGTCAAGAGGTTTCATGATAAAAGAATAAGAGAACACAAAGACTTCCGCGTTGGAGATCTTGTTTTGTTATACTCCTCACGACCCGGAAAATTAAGATCTCGATGGACAGGTCCTTATACGTTCAAAGAAGAATTTCCATACGGAGCCGTTACCATCGAAAACTTAAGCGGGGAGACATTTAAAGTCAACGGTCATCATCTAAAACTTTACATCAACGAACCGGTTGACCCGGTGGAGGAAATTCTCGAACTCCACATCCCGCACACTTAA